A genomic region of Branchiostoma lanceolatum isolate klBraLanc5 chromosome 4, klBraLanc5.hap2, whole genome shotgun sequence contains the following coding sequences:
- the LOC136432758 gene encoding uncharacterized protein, whose protein sequence is MYFWQQWKILTQLQRLPRQRLVQLTEVLQGKAMGVTEPAAATAAAQHLRRRPDASMQAQTEGLGQEDTMLGLKQANPTVSSHHRRDFDPSMQVHADGLGHHDTMFAAHARAMSTVSEQQAPSVRKTNGNGRKGRAQVIEQLLSPDAPQDVLKRATDRLNQQEKMHLRQLVMKAMA, encoded by the coding sequence ATGTATTTCTGGCAACAGTGGAAGATTCTGACCCAGTTGCAGAGGCTGCCACGTCAGCGGCTGGTACAGCTGACGGAAGTGCTGCAGGGCAAGGCGATGGGCGTGACGGAGCCAGCAGCCGCCACCGCCGCCGCGCAACATCTGCGACGCCGCCCCGACGCCAGCATGCAGGCCCAGACGGAGGGACTAGGCCAAGAGGACACCATGCTAGGGCTGAAACAGGCCAACCCGACGGTATCCAGTCATCACCGGCGGGACTTCGACCCCAGCATGCAGGTACACGCCGACGGACTGGGCCATCACGACACGATGTTCGCGGCTCACGCCAGGGCCATGTCCACCGTGTCTGAGCAGCAGGCACCGAGCGTGAGGAAAACCAACGGCAACGGGAGGAAGGGTCGCGCCCAGGTGATCGAGCAGCTACTGTCTCCAGATGCGCCACAGGACGTCTTGAAGCGGGCCACCGATAGACTCAACCAGCAGGAGAAGATGCACCTGAGACAACTTGTCATGAAGGCGATGGCTTGA